The Streptococcus parasanguinis genomic sequence GCGTTACCAAGAGACACTTCAACTTGTTCAACAACCTACATTCAAAGAAGTAAAGGGGGAAAACTTATGACTATTGTAGGATGCCGTATCGATGGACGTTTGATCCACGGGCAGGTAGCCAATCTTTGGACTACCAAACTAAATGTTTCACGTATCATGGTGATCGATGATGAAGTCGCTCAAAATGATATTGAAAAAAGTGGCTTGAAACTAGCGACACCACCTGGTGTTAAGCTCAGTATCTTGCCAGTCGCAAAGGCTGCGGAAAATATCTTGGCTGGAAAATATGATAGCCAACGACTCTTTATCGTAGCT encodes the following:
- a CDS encoding PTS system mannose/fructose/N-acetylgalactosamine-transporter subunit IIB, translating into MTIVGCRIDGRLIHGQVANLWTTKLNVSRIMVIDDEVAQNDIEKSGLKLATPPGVKLSILPVAKAAENILAGKYDSQRLFIVARKPDRFLRLIEAGVQLETLNVGNMSQSDETRAITRSINVVDADVEDFNKIHEKGVKITSQMVPNDTAEDFMKLLK